TAATGTGTTCTGTTGAAATGCAAGAAGCATAAATTTGTGCTGAAAGCAGGCCAATTCAGGTGCCTTCAAATTCTGCACAAGTTAATTTTTGCCTCTCCTCACAAGGCCTGGTACTGTGGCTCTGCGTGAGATCCGTCGTTATCAGAAGTCCACTGAGCTGCTGATCCGCAAGCTGCCCTTCCAGCGCCTGGTGAGAGAAATCGCGCAGGACTTCAAGACCGATCTGCGTTTCCAGAGTGCAGCCATCGGAGCTCTGCAGGTCAGCAGAAGTCACTATAGAATATGATTTAACTTACACGTGTTCCATCACTCCATCTAATACCCAGTGTTTTGACTTTGCTGTCTGCAGGAGGCCAGCGAGGCCTACCTCGTGGGTCTGTTTGAGGACACCAACCTGTGCGCCATCCACGCCAAGCGTGTCACCATCATGCCCAAAGACATCCAGCTGGCACGTCGCATCCGCGGAGAGCGCGCTTAAAATGTTCTCTGATTTGTTATATGCTGTCCTCTTGACCCTTCACCgctc
This genomic interval from Chaetodon trifascialis isolate fChaTrf1 chromosome 9, fChaTrf1.hap1, whole genome shotgun sequence contains the following:
- the LOC139336099 gene encoding histone H3.3A, whose amino-acid sequence is MARTKQTARKSTGGKAPRKQLATKAARKSAPSTGGVKKPHRYRPGTVALREIRRYQKSTELLIRKLPFQRLVREIAQDFKTDLRFQSAAIGALQEASEAYLVGLFEDTNLCAIHAKRVTIMPKDIQLARRIRGERA